The following are encoded in a window of Geobacter metallireducens GS-15 genomic DNA:
- a CDS encoding GreA/GreB family elongation factor gives MTKEQLLNQITAALDADLAVLATAARFAHEAATHEECIPDNKYDTTALEASYVAQGQANRAQEIRMALESYRVLALREFDDETPIRLTALVILEDEDGEARRVFLGPEAGGLKIADGEGEIVVITPQSPLGRVLLGKVVGDQLQAGMGGTRKTFTVVEVC, from the coding sequence ATGACAAAAGAGCAGTTGCTGAACCAGATTACGGCGGCCCTCGATGCCGATCTTGCTGTCCTCGCCACCGCAGCCCGGTTCGCCCACGAGGCAGCGACCCACGAGGAGTGCATACCCGACAACAAGTACGACACCACGGCGCTGGAGGCATCATACGTTGCCCAGGGGCAGGCGAACCGTGCCCAGGAGATCCGGATGGCGCTGGAGAGCTATCGGGTGCTGGCACTGCGCGAATTCGACGACGAAACGCCGATCCGGTTGACGGCCCTGGTTATCCTGGAGGATGAGGATGGGGAAGCACGGCGTGTCTTTCTCGGTCCGGAAGCGGGTGGACTCAAAATCGCCGACGGCGAGGGGGAGATCGTAGTCATAACCCCGCAGTCACCCTTGGGCCGCGTCCTGCTCGGCAAAGTAGTCGGGGATCAGTTGCAAGCGGGCATGGGGGGGACGCGAAAAACCTTCACGGTCGTCGAGGTCTGCTGA
- a CDS encoding cold-shock protein yields MVNGTVKWFNDSKGFGFLEQDNGEDVFCHFSAIAGDGFKSLTEGDRVTFEVTKGPKGLQAANVTRV; encoded by the coding sequence ATGGTAAACGGAACAGTAAAGTGGTTCAACGACAGCAAGGGTTTTGGATTTCTCGAGCAGGATAACGGTGAGGATGTGTTCTGTCACTTCTCCGCCATCGCGGGTGACGGATTCAAATCCCTTACTGAAGGCGATAGGGTAACGTTTGAAGTAACCAAGGGGCCGAAAGGTCTCCAGGCCGCGAACGTAACCAGAGTATAA
- a CDS encoding DUF3553 domain-containing protein: MTIKVGNIVSHPRGQEWGAGKVLEITSTLAMIQFSDGIKRKIAVSHFSTLEPAAPGSYLPPVEVPVVAKPSRAPRASKKKI; the protein is encoded by the coding sequence ATGACAATCAAAGTCGGAAACATTGTAAGTCACCCGAGAGGCCAGGAATGGGGCGCCGGTAAGGTTCTGGAAATAACATCCACCTTGGCGATGATACAGTTCAGCGACGGTATAAAACGGAAAATTGCAGTATCTCACTTCAGTACGTTGGAGCCTGCTGCTCCTGGCTCTTATTTGCCTCCTGTTGAAGTTCCTGTTGTGGCAAAACCTTCCCGGGCACCCAGGGCAAGCAAAAAGAAGATATAA
- a CDS encoding CvfB family protein — MEYTEQPGLCRLHTLKVVRVDKQGVWLEAGGRLAHLPRREAPQSSPGDPVDVFLYQDGVGELQATCRLPLAQAGEFALLTVKSVGSHGAFLDWGLAKDLLAPYRLQPERMQVARSYLVKVDLDPQGRPFANARIDDCLDRGRPDLREGDAVDLLVWQFTDLGAKVIVNHRYPALLYRDELPAGAIVGMPLSGYVKRLREDGRLDVTLRKVGAEAVSDARDAILAALAAHGGTLPLHDRSSPAAIEKALGMSKKSFKKAVGGLYKDGLVTLNDEGIRLTGKGTANSQSPERDRPLP; from the coding sequence ATGGAATACACTGAACAGCCTGGACTCTGTCGTCTGCACACCCTGAAGGTCGTCCGCGTTGACAAGCAAGGCGTCTGGCTGGAGGCCGGCGGGCGCCTGGCGCACCTGCCCCGGCGGGAGGCGCCCCAATCGTCCCCCGGTGACCCGGTGGACGTATTTCTCTATCAGGACGGGGTTGGAGAGTTGCAGGCCACGTGCCGTCTCCCGCTGGCCCAGGCCGGTGAGTTTGCGCTGCTGACGGTCAAGTCGGTCGGTTCCCACGGGGCGTTCCTCGACTGGGGCCTGGCAAAGGATCTGCTGGCGCCGTATCGCCTCCAGCCCGAGCGGATGCAGGTCGCCAGGAGCTACCTCGTGAAGGTCGATCTCGACCCGCAGGGGCGCCCTTTTGCCAATGCCCGTATCGACGACTGCCTTGACCGCGGGCGGCCCGACCTGCGTGAAGGGGATGCGGTGGACCTGCTCGTCTGGCAGTTCACCGACCTGGGCGCCAAGGTCATTGTCAATCACCGGTATCCCGCCCTCCTCTACCGGGACGAACTGCCGGCCGGGGCCATTGTCGGCATGCCGCTGTCCGGTTATGTGAAGCGACTGCGCGAAGACGGCAGGCTCGATGTCACCCTCCGCAAGGTGGGGGCCGAGGCGGTGTCGGACGCACGGGATGCCATCCTCGCGGCGTTGGCTGCCCATGGCGGCACCTTGCCCCTTCATGACCGGAGCTCACCGGCAGCCATCGAGAAGGCTCTGGGCATGAGCAAGAAGAGCTTCAAGAAGGCGGTGGGGGGTCTCTACAAGGACGGTCTGGTGACCTTGAACGATGAGGGAATTAGGCTGACGGGGAAAGGTACGGCCAACAGCCAGTCCCCGGAAAGGGACCGTCCGTTGCCATGA